One Spirochaetota bacterium genomic region harbors:
- the ruvB gene encoding Holliday junction branch migration DNA helicase RuvB: protein MENLSRLVNADRLSEDKEERSLRPSSLGEFVGQRKIVDNLRVFIQSARMRKTPLDHVLLAGPPGLGKTTLAFIIAKELGVSLRATSAPVIDKAGDLASILTGLEENDVLFLDEIHRLSPAIEEILYPAMEDRSLDIIIGQGVGAKTIKINLAPFTLVGATTRTGLLTSALRDRFGIPLRLNYYEIEDLEKIADRSARILGCPIRDDAAAELAKRSRRTPRIVNRLLKRVADFAVVETRDTIDLGITRFALDRLDIDVLGLDDMDRKILSVIIDKYDGGPVGVKTIAISVGEEIDTLEDFYEPFLVQSGLLNRTPRGRVATRGAYEHLGKKYTGACGDAAQGGLFQEEEE, encoded by the coding sequence ATGGAAAACCTTTCACGTCTCGTGAATGCGGACAGGCTCTCCGAGGACAAGGAAGAGCGGTCCCTGCGCCCGTCAAGCCTCGGTGAGTTCGTGGGCCAGCGGAAAATCGTCGACAACCTCCGCGTTTTCATACAGTCGGCCCGTATGCGTAAAACCCCGCTCGACCATGTGCTCCTCGCGGGGCCGCCGGGACTGGGGAAGACCACGCTCGCATTTATAATAGCGAAGGAACTGGGAGTCAGCCTGCGCGCTACCTCCGCTCCGGTCATCGACAAGGCGGGCGACCTCGCGTCCATCCTCACGGGACTCGAGGAGAACGACGTCCTCTTCCTCGACGAGATACACCGACTTTCGCCCGCAATAGAGGAGATACTCTATCCCGCGATGGAGGACCGCTCGCTCGATATCATTATCGGGCAGGGCGTGGGCGCGAAGACCATCAAGATCAACCTGGCGCCGTTCACGCTGGTGGGCGCGACGACCCGAACGGGTCTTCTCACCTCGGCGCTGCGCGACCGCTTCGGTATCCCGCTGCGGCTCAATTACTACGAAATCGAAGATCTTGAAAAGATCGCCGACCGTTCGGCCCGCATCCTCGGCTGTCCCATCCGGGATGACGCCGCCGCGGAACTGGCGAAGCGCTCGCGACGCACGCCGCGCATCGTAAACCGCCTTCTAAAGCGCGTGGCGGACTTTGCCGTCGTCGAGACGCGGGACACGATCGACCTCGGGATAACCAGGTTCGCGCTCGACAGGCTCGACATCGACGTGCTGGGTCTTGACGACATGGATCGGAAAATCCTCTCGGTCATCATTGACAAGTACGACGGCGGCCCGGTGGGAGTCAAAACAATCGCGATTTCCGTTGGAGAGGAAATCGATACGCTGGAGGACTTTTACGAGCCCTTCCTGGTGCAGAGCGGCCTCCTGAACCGTACGCCCAGGGGCAGGGTCGCCACTCGGGGCGCGTACGAACACCTGGGGAAAAAATACACAGGCGCATGCGGCGACGCGGCCCAGGGCGGACTGTTCCAGGAAGAGGAGGAGTGA
- a CDS encoding PTS sugar transporter subunit IIA: MILSEYLKKSNIIIGSRSKTRWDLIQEMLDFAVRNKDVREEDSEIVKKALVEREKSMSTGIGKGVAIPHCTSARVEDIIIVLALCEHGIDFDAIDNQPVKIAILLLVPKNKLTQHIKTLANIARIMNNDVIRDELLAQKTADTVLRTIKKYETAKK; this comes from the coding sequence ATGATCCTATCTGAATATCTCAAGAAGAGCAACATCATCATCGGCTCGCGGTCGAAGACGCGCTGGGATCTGATCCAGGAGATGCTCGACTTCGCGGTCAGGAACAAGGACGTCAGGGAAGAAGACAGCGAGATCGTAAAAAAGGCCCTGGTAGAGCGCGAAAAGTCCATGAGTACCGGGATCGGCAAGGGAGTGGCGATACCGCACTGCACCTCGGCGCGGGTGGAGGACATCATCATCGTCCTCGCGCTCTGCGAGCACGGCATCGATTTCGACGCCATCGACAACCAGCCGGTGAAGATCGCGATACTGTTGCTCGTCCCCAAGAACAAGCTGACCCAGCACATCAAGACGCTCGCCAATATAGCCCGCATCATGAACAACGACGTAATACGCGATGAGCTCCTCGCCCAGAAGACCGCCGACACCGTGCTGAGGACGATCAAGAAGTACGAAACCGCCAAGAAATAG
- a CDS encoding DUF4416 family protein, producing MAEPVIPHRAKLFAGIITSSGELAQSAEAALVKKYGEIDFKTAKIPFTHTEYYGGMGRDLFRVFLSFRKLIRREDIVEIKLFSNRMEKKLSGRDKRIINIDPGYLTLSNVFLASCKEYFHRAYLREGVYLENEYRFVARHYEPWDWTYPDYRSREYLEFFHGVRGLYVQQLKK from the coding sequence ATGGCCGAGCCGGTAATACCGCACAGGGCGAAACTGTTCGCCGGTATCATCACCTCCTCGGGCGAGCTCGCGCAGTCGGCCGAGGCGGCGCTGGTGAAAAAATACGGCGAAATAGATTTCAAGACGGCGAAGATTCCCTTTACGCACACCGAATACTACGGCGGCATGGGGCGGGATCTTTTCAGGGTGTTTCTTTCGTTTAGAAAGCTCATCCGACGCGAGGACATCGTGGAGATCAAACTTTTCAGCAACCGGATGGAAAAAAAACTTTCGGGGCGGGATAAGCGAATCATCAACATCGATCCGGGATATCTCACCCTGTCGAACGTCTTTCTCGCCTCGTGCAAGGAGTATTTCCACCGGGCCTATCTTCGCGAAGGGGTCTATCTTGAAAATGAATACAGGTTCGTGGCCCGGCACTACGAGCCGTGGGACTGGACATATCCCGATTACCGGTCGCGGGAGTATCTCGAGTTTTTTCACGGCGTGCGGGGATTGTACGTTCAGCAGCTAAAGAAGTAA
- a CDS encoding RluA family pseudouridine synthase, with the protein MEERINETAVPREHERERIDVYLARRFTYLSRSAWRREIERGSVFLNAARVEFPNTRVRGGDIVRFDGRGYAEPEVDDRITVLYEDEHLVCVDKPGNLPVHPAGRYFNNTLVRILEERHGGTYLPAHRLDRETSGVILLAKRREVASKIQRAFGNVTKSYIAIVHGRPAELEFEIDVPIGDDPAAAIKKKRIASPGAAERASTRFRTLFSFGNYTLVRAFPETGRLHQIRVHLLYAGHPIVGDKLYGRDDRLFGRFVEEGLTDELLALLEMPRSALHSRSLRFYHPMLQKDLMIKAPVPRDFREFLLSKGVQPWPSR; encoded by the coding sequence ATGGAAGAGCGAATCAACGAAACGGCGGTACCTCGAGAACATGAACGGGAGAGGATCGATGTCTACCTCGCCAGGCGATTCACCTACCTCAGCCGGTCGGCATGGCGCAGGGAGATAGAGCGGGGAAGCGTATTCCTGAACGCCGCCAGGGTCGAATTCCCGAATACCCGCGTACGCGGCGGCGATATCGTACGCTTCGATGGCAGAGGATACGCCGAGCCCGAAGTGGACGACCGCATAACGGTGCTTTACGAGGACGAGCACCTGGTATGCGTCGACAAGCCGGGGAACCTTCCCGTGCACCCGGCGGGAAGGTATTTTAACAACACCCTGGTGCGCATACTTGAGGAGCGGCACGGCGGAACGTATTTGCCGGCCCACCGGCTCGACCGCGAGACGTCGGGGGTGATTCTGCTCGCGAAGCGTCGCGAGGTCGCCTCGAAGATACAGCGGGCGTTCGGGAACGTGACGAAGAGCTATATCGCGATTGTTCACGGAAGACCGGCCGAGTTGGAATTCGAAATTGATGTTCCGATAGGCGACGACCCCGCGGCGGCGATTAAAAAAAAGCGCATCGCCTCCCCGGGCGCAGCCGAGAGGGCGAGCACTCGTTTCAGGACACTCTTCTCCTTCGGGAATTACACGCTGGTGCGGGCGTTTCCCGAGACGGGCAGGCTTCACCAGATTCGCGTGCATCTGCTGTACGCGGGTCATCCGATCGTCGGGGACAAGCTGTACGGCCGGGACGACCGGCTCTTCGGCCGTTTTGTGGAGGAGGGGCTGACCGATGAGCTCCTGGCCCTGCTCGAGATGCCGCGCTCGGCGCTTCATTCCCGTTCGCTCCGGTTCTATCATCCCATGCTACAAAAGGATCTCATGATTAAAGCGCCGGTGCCGCGGGATTTCAGGGAATTTCTTTTATCGAAGGGCGTGCAACCATGGCCGAGCCGGTAA
- a CDS encoding LemA family protein codes for MYAIIAAGALAVLVLWIIITYNRFVALRNMLREAWSGIDVQLKRRYDLIPNLVETVKGYASHEKKLMEEVAALRSRCMGAEGPDAKVDAENALSLGLRKLLAVAEAYPQLRASENFSGLQNSLSEIEDHLQLARRYYNGAARDFNILLESFPSSLVGKKFAFQPAAFFEIESAVERQAPQVKF; via the coding sequence ATGTACGCCATCATAGCGGCGGGCGCTCTCGCCGTCCTCGTTCTCTGGATCATCATTACCTACAACCGCTTCGTCGCACTTCGCAACATGCTCCGTGAGGCATGGAGCGGTATCGACGTTCAGCTCAAACGTCGCTATGACCTCATCCCCAACCTGGTCGAGACGGTGAAAGGCTATGCCTCCCACGAGAAAAAGCTCATGGAAGAAGTCGCCGCCCTTCGAAGCCGATGCATGGGCGCGGAGGGACCGGACGCAAAGGTCGACGCGGAAAACGCACTTTCGCTCGGGCTCCGGAAGCTCCTCGCCGTCGCCGAGGCCTATCCGCAGCTTCGCGCAAGTGAAAATTTCAGCGGCCTTCAAAACTCTCTCTCGGAAATAGAGGACCATTTGCAGCTGGCACGCCGCTATTACAACGGCGCCGCCCGCGACTTCAACATCCTGCTCGAGTCTTTCCCCAGTTCGCTCGTCGGGAAAAAGTTCGCCTTCCAGCCGGCGGCTTTCTTCGAAATCGAATCGGCGGTCGAGCGGCAGGCGCCACAGGTCAAGTTCTGA
- a CDS encoding DUF2207 domain-containing protein: MILFLAAVVTLAGAAARGQGHERILRFDSTIVVREDGSLRVTEIITVRSAGERIKRGIYRDFPTIYRGEYGFNKAVPFDIIEVRRDGSPEPFHIQSVDRGKRVYIGGENVYLTPNIYTYSLTYSTDFQLGFFDEFTELYWNVTGNQWEFIIDSTTAEVILPHGARGRVISHEAYTGMEGEKGRSYSSAINASGAVYFSSSKILAPREGLTIAVRWPADLIAPPDLRHDRERFLRDNMGAVTGMVGFLLVLLYYLTAWVIAGRNPRKGVVIPLYEAPDRLSPAALRFISCMGYDDRAFAAAIVGMAVRGHCTISDDDGEYTLRKTDKDGFDLAPEEKKILEKLFGKNKSITLETANHARISGAIKAAQRALSLNYEKQYFLKNVGYFVPGLFLSATAIIISLIFGFLESSETFVLIWLAFWSIGVVFLLWKAATAWRGAMRMRVGIKKIFASGGAVFLTLFALPFVGAEIVVLVVYLQSGSPWILLTTICLSLVNFLFYHLLKAPTRTGRGLMDKIEGFRLFLNVAERDRLNAATPPEKTPETFERFLPYAIALGVENRWAEYFSGVLAASAAAGAYSPSWYGGASLARIGAGEFASSLGNSFSSAISSSSTAPGSSSGGGGGGSSGGGGGGGGGGGW, encoded by the coding sequence TTGATTCTCTTCCTTGCCGCCGTGGTAACGCTTGCCGGCGCAGCCGCCCGCGGCCAGGGCCACGAGCGAATCCTGCGTTTCGACAGCACCATCGTGGTGCGCGAGGACGGCAGCCTCAGGGTGACAGAGATCATCACCGTCCGCAGCGCGGGTGAGCGCATCAAGCGCGGCATCTACCGCGACTTCCCGACCATATACAGGGGGGAATACGGCTTCAACAAGGCCGTACCATTCGATATCATCGAGGTGCGGAGGGACGGAAGTCCCGAGCCTTTCCACATCCAGAGCGTCGATCGCGGAAAGCGTGTCTATATCGGCGGCGAAAACGTTTACCTGACGCCGAATATTTACACCTACTCCCTGACATATTCGACCGATTTTCAGCTCGGTTTTTTCGACGAGTTTACCGAGCTGTACTGGAATGTTACCGGAAACCAATGGGAATTCATAATCGATTCGACGACTGCCGAGGTTATCCTGCCCCATGGCGCCCGGGGGCGGGTCATCTCCCACGAGGCCTATACGGGCATGGAGGGCGAAAAGGGCCGGAGCTATTCCTCAGCGATCAATGCATCCGGCGCGGTCTACTTCTCTTCTTCGAAAATATTGGCTCCCCGCGAGGGGCTCACCATCGCGGTCCGCTGGCCGGCGGACCTGATTGCGCCTCCGGATCTACGACACGATCGCGAGCGCTTCCTTCGTGACAACATGGGGGCGGTCACGGGCATGGTGGGATTCCTACTTGTTCTTTTATATTATCTGACAGCCTGGGTGATCGCAGGGCGCAATCCACGCAAGGGGGTCGTCATACCGCTCTACGAAGCGCCCGACCGGCTCTCCCCCGCCGCCCTGCGGTTCATATCGTGCATGGGCTACGATGACCGCGCCTTTGCCGCTGCCATCGTGGGGATGGCGGTCAGGGGCCATTGCACAATCAGCGACGACGATGGCGAATACACCCTCCGAAAAACCGACAAGGACGGCTTTGACCTGGCCCCGGAGGAAAAGAAGATACTCGAAAAACTGTTCGGGAAGAATAAAAGCATCACCCTGGAAACCGCTAATCACGCCCGCATCTCCGGCGCCATCAAGGCGGCGCAACGGGCGCTTTCACTCAACTATGAAAAACAGTATTTCCTTAAAAATGTGGGATATTTCGTACCGGGGCTTTTCCTCTCCGCCACCGCCATCATCATCTCACTCATCTTTGGCTTCCTCGAATCTTCGGAGACGTTCGTACTGATCTGGCTCGCTTTCTGGAGCATCGGAGTTGTGTTTCTCCTCTGGAAGGCGGCGACCGCCTGGCGCGGGGCAATGCGAATGAGGGTGGGCATCAAAAAGATCTTCGCCTCGGGCGGGGCCGTATTCCTGACGCTCTTCGCGCTGCCGTTTGTAGGCGCCGAGATCGTTGTTCTTGTGGTGTATCTGCAATCGGGGAGCCCGTGGATTTTGCTCACAACGATCTGCCTGTCCCTTGTCAACTTCCTGTTTTATCATCTCCTGAAGGCCCCCACCCGGACCGGGCGCGGCCTCATGGATAAAATCGAGGGATTCAGACTGTTCCTGAACGTTGCCGAGCGCGACCGCCTCAACGCGGCAACGCCGCCCGAGAAAACGCCGGAGACATTCGAACGATTCCTTCCGTACGCAATCGCCCTCGGCGTTGAAAACCGATGGGCGGAATATTTTTCAGGCGTACTCGCGGCATCGGCCGCGGCCGGAGCCTACTCGCCCTCCTGGTACGGCGGGGCGTCCCTTGCACGCATTGGTGCCGGGGAATTCGCCTCGTCGCTGGGAAACTCCTTCAGCAGCGCCATCTCGTCTTCCTCTACCGCGCCGGGCTCGAGCTCCGGCGGAGGAGGCGGCGGTTCTTCCGGTGGAGGAGGAGGCGGAGGTGGGGGAGGGGGCTGGTAA